From Poecile atricapillus isolate bPoeAtr1 chromosome 13, bPoeAtr1.hap1, whole genome shotgun sequence, one genomic window encodes:
- the CDX1 gene encoding homeobox protein CDX-1, with protein MYLGYLVDKDTNMYPSPVRHPSLNLNPQNYVPGPPQYSDFASYHHVPGINNDLHHGQPAAAWGSPYTPAKEDWHSYGTAATPATASPGQFGFSPPDFNPIQPPGSGLLPPPISSSVPQLSPNAQRRTPYEWMRRNIPSTSNNGKTRTKDKYRVVYTDHQRLELEKEFHYSRYITIRRKAELAAALGLTERQVKIWFQNRRAKERKVNKKKLQQQSQPTSTTTPTPPAVSTLGPIGGLCSSNAPNLVSSSPLTIKEEFMP; from the exons ATGTACCTGGGATATCTCGTGGATAAGGACACCAACATGTATCCCAGCCCGGTCCGGCACCCCAGCCTCAACCTCAACCCCCAGAACTACGTGCCGGGGCCACCGCAGTACTCGGACTTCGCCAGCTACCACCATGTGCCGGGGATTAACAACGACCTGCACCACGGGCAGCCCGCGGCTGCCTGGGGCTCTCCCTACACCCCTGCCAAGGAGGACTGGCATTCCTATGGCACCGCCGCGACGCCTGCCACCGCCAGCCCAGGGCAGTTTGGATTCAGCCCCCCAGATTTTAACCCCATTCAGCCTCCGGGCTCTGGACTCCTGCCTCCACCCATCAGCAGCTCGGTCCCCCAGCTCTCCCCTAATGCCCAGAGACGCACCCCATACGAGTGGATGAGGCGCAACATTCCCAGCACCAGCAACAACG GCAAGACCAGGACAAAAGACAAGTACCGGGTGGTGTACACGGACCACCAGCgcctggagctggagaaggagttTCACTACAGCCGCTACATCACCATCCGCCGCAAGGCTGAGCTGGCCGCGGCCCTCGGCCTGACCGAGCGGCAG gtgAAAATCTGGTTTCAGAATCGGAGGGCGAAGGAGAGGAAGGTGAAcaagaagaagctgcagcagcagagccagcccaccagcaccaccacgcCAACCCCACCAGCTGTCAGCACCCTGGGACCCATCGGGGGCCTCTGCAGCAGCAATGCCCCCAACCTCGTCTCCTCATCTCCACTGACAATCAAGGAAGAATTCATGCCTTAA